Proteins from a single region of Sphingopyxis sp. BSN-002:
- a CDS encoding cell wall hydrolase, translating to MSRILNAASVAAVGLTAASMLMLAEPGFASDLAESANLPAITLPGADAPVEADEADLSTEASQPVATPTPDSQDEPAVEPKAAPQDIDTLAELVAATPRPAEIDPELRCLAGAVYFESRGESLAGQLAVAHVVINRANSGRFPKSLCGVVHQPSQFSFVRGGKMPAVRNTGQWNNAVAIAQIAREGSWKNQAPGALFFHARYVSPGWRKTRVASIDNHIFYR from the coding sequence ATGAGTCGCATTTTGAACGCCGCCAGTGTGGCTGCCGTCGGCTTGACCGCTGCTTCCATGCTGATGCTGGCCGAACCGGGCTTCGCGAGCGATCTCGCCGAAAGCGCGAACCTCCCCGCCATCACCCTTCCGGGCGCCGATGCGCCGGTCGAGGCTGATGAAGCGGATCTGTCGACCGAGGCTTCGCAGCCGGTCGCAACCCCCACCCCCGACAGTCAGGACGAACCTGCCGTCGAGCCGAAAGCGGCTCCGCAGGATATCGACACGCTGGCCGAACTCGTCGCCGCGACCCCACGTCCGGCCGAGATCGATCCCGAACTGCGCTGCCTTGCCGGCGCCGTCTATTTCGAATCGCGCGGCGAATCGCTCGCAGGCCAGCTCGCGGTCGCGCATGTCGTGATCAATCGCGCCAACTCGGGCCGCTTCCCGAAGAGCCTCTGCGGCGTCGTCCACCAGCCGAGCCAGTTCAGCTTCGTGCGCGGTGGCAAGATGCCCGCCGTCCGCAACACCGGCCAGTGGAACAACGCCGTCGCGATCGCGCAGATCGCACGCGAGGGCAGCTGGAAGAACCAGGCGCCGGGCGCGCTTTTCTTCCACGCCCGCTACGTTTCGCCGGGCTGGCGCAAGACGCGCGTCGCGTCGATCGACAACCACATCTTCTATCGGTGA
- a CDS encoding PTS sugar transporter subunit IIA, with the protein MNLSSLLYPATVRAHVQLDSKKALFPFVGDLAARSLGLDAGEVSEALLERERLGSTGFGRGIALPHAKLPDLSGVRGLFLQLARPIDFQSVDGLPVDLLFVLLSPLDAGADHLKALAGVSRMLRNDSIAERLRGAKSDEALYALLLDTETRDAA; encoded by the coding sequence ATGAACCTATCTTCTCTTCTCTATCCGGCGACCGTTCGCGCGCATGTGCAGCTGGATTCGAAAAAGGCGCTCTTTCCGTTCGTCGGCGATCTCGCCGCACGCTCGCTCGGCCTCGACGCGGGCGAAGTCAGCGAAGCATTGCTCGAGCGCGAGCGTCTGGGTTCGACCGGCTTCGGCCGCGGGATCGCGTTGCCGCACGCCAAGCTGCCCGACCTCTCGGGCGTCCGCGGCCTGTTTCTCCAGCTCGCGCGCCCGATCGATTTCCAGTCGGTCGACGGCCTGCCCGTAGACCTGCTCTTCGTCCTGCTGTCGCCGCTCGATGCCGGCGCCGACCATCTGAAGGCGCTCGCCGGCGTGTCGCGGATGCTTCGCAACGACAGCATTGCCGAACGCCTGCGCGGCGCCAAGAGCGACGAAGCGCTGTACGCGCTGTTGCTCGACACCGAAACGCGTGACGCGGCTTAA
- a CDS encoding DUF4136 domain-containing protein: MAHDTTMMRHTYVALLAAAALALGGCATAVPPVEVTRFHNAVPGWAPGTRYAIATAPLDGPSAGMPSIEWNSYRAAVDQQLQRQGLVAAGSNEKAPLLVRIAFERSEQAAGARRSPVSVGVGGSTGSYGSGVGLGIGFNLGGGPKRMADLQLSVRIDDAATGQAIWEGRALTAVPVKAPAAQPSLAAAKLAEALFKDFPGESGRTISVP; the protein is encoded by the coding sequence GTGGCGCATGATACCACGATGATGCGTCACACTTATGTCGCCCTGCTTGCCGCAGCGGCGCTCGCTCTCGGTGGCTGCGCCACCGCGGTCCCGCCCGTCGAAGTCACCCGCTTCCATAATGCGGTTCCCGGCTGGGCGCCCGGCACGCGTTATGCCATTGCGACGGCACCGCTCGATGGTCCGTCGGCGGGCATGCCGTCGATCGAGTGGAACAGCTACCGCGCCGCGGTCGACCAGCAGTTGCAGCGGCAAGGGCTTGTCGCGGCGGGCAGCAATGAAAAGGCGCCGCTCCTCGTGCGCATCGCCTTCGAACGCAGCGAACAGGCCGCGGGCGCGCGCCGCTCGCCGGTCTCGGTCGGCGTCGGCGGCTCGACGGGCAGCTATGGCTCGGGGGTCGGGCTCGGCATCGGCTTCAACCTTGGTGGCGGACCGAAGCGGATGGCCGACCTTCAGCTTTCGGTGCGCATCGACGATGCCGCGACCGGACAGGCGATCTGGGAAGGCCGCGCGCTCACCGCGGTGCCGGTGAAGGCACCCGCCGCGCAGCCGTCTCTGGCCGCCGCGAAATTGGCCGAAGCCTTATTCAAGGACTTCCCCGGCGAATCGGGACGCACTATCAGCGTCCCATGA
- the raiA gene encoding ribosome-associated translation inhibitor RaiA, whose translation MEIRVSGHQIETGEALQAHVSDRMNAIADKYFSRAIGAHATFGKGPHESFQCDIVAHVMQGLVLKGHGQAQDAHVAFEGAAERIEKQLRRYMRRLKDRNTSAGNGVATVDEIEDNAAYTVFDGGADEDEAGDAPAIIAETRVDIPTSSVSDAVMMLDLRNTNALLFVNSKTGSHNMVYRRDDGTIGWVEPR comes from the coding sequence ATGGAAATCCGCGTCTCTGGCCACCAGATCGAAACCGGCGAAGCGCTGCAGGCGCATGTGTCGGACCGGATGAACGCGATTGCCGACAAATATTTCTCCCGCGCGATCGGGGCACACGCGACTTTCGGCAAGGGGCCGCACGAAAGTTTTCAGTGCGACATCGTCGCGCACGTGATGCAGGGACTCGTGCTCAAGGGGCACGGCCAGGCGCAGGATGCGCATGTCGCCTTCGAAGGCGCGGCCGAGCGCATCGAGAAACAGCTGCGACGCTATATGCGGCGATTGAAGGATCGCAACACCAGTGCAGGCAATGGCGTCGCAACGGTCGACGAGATCGAGGACAATGCCGCCTACACCGTCTTCGACGGAGGCGCCGACGAGGATGAGGCGGGCGATGCCCCCGCGATCATCGCGGAAACGCGCGTCGACATTCCGACCAGCAGCGTCTCCGACGCGGTGATGATGCTTGACCTGCGCAACACCAATGCGCTGCTTTTCGTCAACAGCAAGACGGGCAGTCACAATATGGTCTATCGCCGCGATGACGGCACGATCGGCTGGGTCGAACCCCGCTAA
- a CDS encoding DUF1491 family protein, which translates to MTRLKSRFLVDLLIRRAEAAGGFATVVAKGDDNSGIILVECSDRGEPGPLLERRFSPAGRYIWEPVGPDDPKDGESRANYQERRRKADPDLWIVELNIADAPQLVAEWAALT; encoded by the coding sequence GTGACGCGGCTTAAGAGCCGCTTTCTCGTCGACCTGCTGATCCGCCGCGCGGAAGCGGCCGGGGGTTTCGCGACCGTCGTCGCCAAGGGCGACGACAATTCGGGCATCATCCTTGTTGAATGCAGCGATCGGGGTGAACCCGGCCCGTTGCTCGAACGCCGTTTTTCGCCAGCAGGTCGCTATATCTGGGAGCCCGTGGGGCCCGACGACCCCAAAGATGGTGAATCGCGCGCAAACTACCAAGAACGGCGGCGCAAGGCCGATCCCGATCTGTGGATCGTCGAACTGAATATCGCAGATGCGCCACAACTCGTCGCGGAGTGGGCGGCGTTAACTTGA